In Acidianus brierleyi, one genomic interval encodes:
- a CDS encoding hydrogenase maturation protease has protein sequence MAVKVIGMGNRLYGDDAIGSLTAECMNAFDAEANGFQALTFIEKGDIVFFIDAVIMEEEFNLFKVDIEKDNFVEISDPHRLSPVQVISLSKKSGNVPKEAYILAIKPEKLDWPGVSDKAIERIKELLTKYQDFLKKFGIDVNVENVVNCLKERSNTPW, from the coding sequence ATGGCTGTCAAAGTTATAGGCATGGGAAATAGGCTTTACGGAGACGATGCTATAGGATCTTTGACTGCAGAATGTATGAACGCTTTTGATGCAGAAGCTAATGGTTTCCAAGCTTTAACTTTCATAGAAAAAGGAGATATAGTGTTTTTTATTGACGCGGTTATAATGGAAGAGGAATTTAACTTATTCAAAGTAGATATAGAAAAGGATAACTTTGTAGAAATCTCAGATCCTCATAGACTTTCCCCAGTTCAAGTTATTTCACTCTCAAAAAAATCAGGTAATGTACCTAAAGAAGCTTACATTTTAGCTATTAAGCCTGAAAAATTGGATTGGCCTGGTGTATCAGATAAGGCTATTGAAAGAATCAAAGAATTGTTAACTAAATATCAAGATTTTTTGAAAAAATTTGGTATAGACGTAAATGTAGAGAATGTTGTTAATTGTCTAAAGGAGAGAAGTAATACTCCATGGTAA
- a CDS encoding AAA family ATPase, translating into MELLIKSLGPITDSKVAISDLTVLFGPPKAGKSYILKAIYSKLAFFDEANNLELSKIFVRQLQDKLISFASEEKGETLTLDVEKEFLISIKTLSQYYLSYLTSNAEVDIPLKMEDIVKEILRDQTLNEETYYPYSTSCVNVIKISFQTGKINIRVSAKKEDRTCQTILASELISSLTNYSIKLFTKILNLSAKTLNIPLVKYAAYGRALALLTLNDVTSFNPSIRSLYYWLMKGLESKAEDSFLSFIDVNIKKSEKDKILIDEYTPEKSSSSLNDLAVIKLMVADGKKSLILIEEPESQLNIEQQIKVALYLYGLAQKHQVVITTHSDVILLILSALQYFGWSNVFEEEAKVPHEKSVNIRIYLVKDGKVTEKKGVDLLENIPTISEVGYKIISIIGRLLDEQQIRRNM; encoded by the coding sequence ATGGAACTGTTAATAAAAAGTTTAGGTCCTATAACTGATTCTAAGGTTGCGATTTCTGATCTAACGGTGTTATTTGGACCTCCAAAGGCAGGCAAGTCTTACATCCTTAAGGCTATTTATTCTAAGTTGGCCTTTTTTGACGAGGCCAATAATCTAGAATTGTCAAAAATCTTTGTACGTCAACTTCAAGATAAGTTGATATCCTTTGCAAGTGAAGAAAAGGGAGAAACTCTTACTCTAGACGTTGAGAAAGAGTTTTTGATTTCTATTAAAACTCTATCACAATATTATTTAAGTTACTTAACTAGTAACGCTGAAGTAGATATTCCTCTCAAAATGGAAGATATCGTAAAAGAGATTTTAAGAGACCAAACTTTGAATGAAGAAACTTATTATCCGTATTCCACTAGTTGCGTTAATGTAATAAAAATATCTTTTCAGACTGGTAAGATAAATATTAGGGTTTCCGCAAAAAAAGAAGATAGAACTTGCCAAACTATATTGGCTTCAGAACTTATTTCATCTCTGACTAATTACTCTATTAAATTGTTTACAAAAATCCTAAACTTATCAGCAAAGACTTTAAATATACCTCTAGTAAAGTATGCAGCCTACGGAAGGGCATTAGCTTTGCTTACTTTAAATGATGTTACTTCATTCAATCCCAGTATCAGAAGTTTATACTATTGGTTAATGAAAGGGTTAGAGAGTAAGGCAGAGGATTCGTTTCTATCCTTTATAGACGTAAATATTAAAAAAAGTGAAAAAGATAAAATCTTAATAGATGAGTACACTCCAGAAAAATCCTCATCTAGTCTTAATGACCTAGCAGTAATTAAATTAATGGTAGCTGACGGAAAGAAGAGTTTAATTTTAATTGAAGAGCCAGAATCTCAACTTAATATAGAACAACAGATAAAAGTTGCACTTTATCTTTACGGTCTTGCCCAAAAGCATCAAGTTGTAATAACCACTCATAGTGATGTTATACTTCTCATTCTTTCAGCGCTTCAATATTTTGGCTGGAGTAACGTTTTCGAGGAAGAGGCTAAAGTACCTCACGAGAAGAGCGTGAATATAAGAATTTACCTGGTTAAAGACGGAAAGGTTACTGAAAAGAAAGGAGTGGATTTACTTGAAAATATTCCTACCATAAGCGAAGTCGGTTATAAAATTATATCAATTATTGGGAGATTATTAGATGAGCAGCAGATTCGTAGAAATATGTGA
- a CDS encoding DEAD/DEAH box helicase, giving the protein MSFVKIDVNSLNSYQPLMVISPTGSGKTSSIIKYALKQNVYSRVVFALPTKAAIREIFNKIKMYTEDVGRDDSDARLEENFNSSEVWKRRIVVTSYERLLSELISDQDNFMNNLIVIDEAHLLLSEGRNCTLQEILAYYTYLKEKMRINVVLLSATMPEVDELSQYLGAKVICMKERPVDLEIRRIRLKKQGRENYYLSKAHAFIDYVKEGNLDLNKYKQILVYTNTRKSAEEISLLLEKYLGFPSTYHHAGLPLERRKEIENDMRSENNKYKIIVSTDTLAVSINTNVDVVVMLALKRFAGTKTFVEPSTISQVIGRAGRPGYSEKGLAIIFEENDEAKVVDKALKKDYGRVDEPIDYAQTVLRWIYTRKDPYLLSKYGFRYSQGKVKDAMVFLENIGAIENHEVTLIGKIFATEMVSKIGMNLLKIIMKFDKKMEKENPLSRSILYSFSYSFIVDGYYNKRVNLEILRERSPIILSYLGRIKGKLNDYSFQRIGIKVEPEEWFYYALTTPQKIFTDDIAESLRKSSEIISRLAENSLIDRKLVEPSNFIMRLMRSYRRLIRNKGDVNEFLYFALSNYKKLSNDEFLDRIWISSKGI; this is encoded by the coding sequence ATGAGCTTTGTTAAAATTGACGTTAATTCACTTAACTCTTATCAACCATTAATGGTCATTTCTCCTACAGGATCCGGAAAGACATCTTCCATTATAAAGTATGCATTAAAGCAGAACGTTTATAGCAGAGTAGTCTTTGCTTTACCTACTAAAGCTGCAATTAGAGAGATCTTTAATAAAATTAAAATGTACACTGAAGATGTAGGAAGAGACGATAGTGATGCTAGGTTAGAAGAGAATTTTAATTCTTCAGAAGTTTGGAAGAGGAGAATTGTAGTAACTAGTTATGAAAGACTCTTATCAGAATTAATTTCAGATCAGGATAATTTTATGAATAATCTCATAGTTATTGATGAAGCACATTTACTTTTGAGTGAAGGGAGAAATTGTACTCTCCAAGAGATCCTAGCTTATTATACCTATTTAAAGGAAAAAATGAGAATTAATGTAGTTCTTTTGAGTGCTACAATGCCTGAAGTTGATGAACTCTCACAATATTTAGGAGCTAAAGTTATATGCATGAAGGAAAGACCAGTAGATCTTGAAATAAGAAGAATTAGACTTAAGAAACAAGGTAGGGAGAATTACTATTTAAGCAAGGCACATGCGTTCATTGATTACGTTAAAGAAGGAAATTTAGATTTAAATAAATATAAACAAATTCTAGTTTATACAAATACTAGGAAATCTGCAGAAGAAATAAGTCTTCTTCTTGAGAAATATTTAGGTTTTCCTTCTACTTATCATCATGCAGGTTTGCCTTTGGAAAGGAGAAAAGAAATAGAAAACGATATGAGAAGTGAAAATAATAAGTATAAAATAATAGTTTCAACAGATACTCTAGCAGTAAGTATAAACACTAATGTTGACGTAGTAGTAATGTTAGCTTTAAAGAGATTTGCAGGAACAAAAACTTTTGTTGAACCTTCTACAATAAGTCAAGTAATTGGAAGGGCGGGAAGACCAGGATATTCTGAAAAAGGTTTAGCTATAATATTTGAAGAGAACGACGAAGCAAAAGTTGTGGATAAGGCATTAAAGAAAGATTACGGTAGAGTAGATGAACCAATAGATTACGCTCAAACAGTATTGAGATGGATATATACTAGGAAAGATCCTTATTTACTTTCAAAATACGGATTTAGGTATAGTCAAGGAAAAGTTAAAGATGCTATGGTTTTTCTTGAAAATATAGGAGCTATAGAAAATCATGAAGTTACATTGATTGGTAAGATATTTGCTACGGAAATGGTATCTAAAATAGGAATGAATTTACTTAAGATTATCATGAAATTTGATAAAAAAATGGAAAAGGAAAATCCTCTTTCAAGATCAATACTTTACTCTTTTTCTTATTCTTTCATTGTTGATGGATATTATAATAAAAGAGTAAACTTAGAAATTTTAAGGGAAAGATCTCCAATAATTTTAAGTTATCTAGGCAGAATAAAAGGAAAATTAAACGATTATTCCTTCCAAAGAATAGGAATAAAAGTAGAACCAGAAGAATGGTTTTATTACGCATTAACTACGCCTCAAAAAATTTTTACTGACGATATAGCCGAGAGTTTAAGGAAATCGTCTGAAATAATTTCTAGATTAGCCGAAAATTCTCTAATAGATAGAAAACTAGTAGAACCCTCGAATTTTATAATGAGGCTAATGCGGTCTTATAGGCGTTTAATAAGAAATAAAGGAGACGTAAACGAATTTTTGTATTTTGCTCTTTCTAATTATAAAAAACTATCAAACGATGAATTCTTAGATAGAATATGGATAAGTAGTAAAGGAATATGA
- a CDS encoding GH12 family glycosyl hydrolase domain-containing protein: protein MRKIFGTLIIILIILSFPIFYEISRTAQSIAQDNFSKIYSMSIIGKYQSDSAYSIGEIYYSNSSVFISPFLWNMKYAKGLVNMTYNKFLYVNVALNSFEKINPKIGVDGYPGLMYGQECWFPFAGKTIENSIYLPIGVSSLSNFSSTLSFHLYNNIGIIDDFSYDIWLSQNPNTTYLEYPDIELMIWLYHEENLTSPFIRVGNIPLTLIVNGTKIIDNFNVYILPHTGSADGWIGVYYVSQKELEGNVSIPLSFIIKNEFSWIRKIFNNITSCEYYLDGIQVGMEFNDINGTANLGYTLYLWEIDSQKLIN, encoded by the coding sequence ATGAGGAAAATATTCGGCACATTAATTATTATATTAATAATTCTTAGTTTTCCTATTTTTTATGAAATTTCTAGGACTGCTCAATCCATTGCTCAAGATAATTTTTCTAAGATATATTCTATGAGCATTATAGGTAAATATCAAAGTGATTCAGCGTATTCCATCGGTGAAATTTATTATTCAAATTCTTCTGTTTTCATTTCTCCTTTCTTATGGAATATGAAATACGCTAAAGGTTTAGTAAATATGACTTATAACAAGTTTCTTTACGTTAATGTTGCATTAAATAGTTTTGAGAAAATAAATCCTAAAATAGGAGTTGATGGATATCCTGGATTAATGTATGGTCAGGAGTGCTGGTTTCCTTTTGCTGGAAAAACAATTGAAAATAGCATTTATTTACCTATAGGAGTGAGTTCATTATCTAATTTCTCATCAACACTGAGTTTTCATCTATATAATAATATAGGAATTATTGATGACTTCTCTTACGACATATGGTTATCTCAAAATCCAAATACCACATACCTAGAATATCCTGACATAGAACTAATGATATGGCTTTACCACGAGGAGAATTTAACGTCTCCCTTCATTAGAGTTGGGAATATTCCATTAACATTAATAGTTAACGGAACGAAGATTATTGATAACTTTAACGTCTATATTTTACCTCATACTGGATCTGCAGATGGATGGATAGGAGTTTACTATGTTTCTCAAAAAGAATTAGAAGGGAATGTAAGTATTCCATTATCTTTTATTATTAAGAATGAATTTTCGTGGATAAGAAAAATCTTTAACAATATTACTAGCTGTGAATACTATCTTGATGGAATCCAAGTAGGAATGGAATTTAACGATATAAATGGAACGGCAAATCTAGGGTATACTTTATATTTATGGGAAATAGATTCTCAAAAATTAATAAACTGA
- a CDS encoding ATP cone domain-containing protein has protein sequence MVRIKKSDGTYEDFNENKLYNSIIASGASPEIAHDIVEEVKKKLKEGMSTDEIRRVVLTKLKDLDPNATEAWKFYDRVAKGRITFEDGKAIVVDKGHLYLGKKVKEVNGKGLSSSEEVKDIIEELKDDLDYGISRATINARLYALFMAVLKTTHMQKDEKEKSIQLINNFREELGWKPYELKYPLT, from the coding sequence ATGGTAAGAATAAAGAAAAGCGATGGAACTTACGAAGATTTCAACGAAAATAAGTTATATAATTCTATTATAGCCTCTGGAGCTTCTCCAGAGATAGCACATGACATAGTAGAAGAAGTGAAGAAAAAATTGAAGGAAGGAATGTCAACAGACGAAATTAGAAGAGTTGTTCTAACTAAATTGAAAGATCTTGATCCTAATGCTACAGAAGCGTGGAAATTCTATGATAGAGTAGCTAAGGGAAGAATAACTTTTGAAGATGGTAAAGCAATAGTAGTAGATAAGGGGCACTTATACTTAGGTAAGAAGGTTAAGGAAGTAAATGGAAAAGGACTTTCCTCTTCCGAAGAGGTTAAAGATATTATAGAAGAGCTAAAGGACGATTTAGACTATGGTATAAGCAGAGCTACGATAAACGCTAGATTATATGCTCTATTTATGGCGGTTTTAAAAACTACTCATATGCAAAAGGACGAAAAAGAAAAATCTATACAATTAATAAATAATTTTAGAGAAGAATTAGGATGGAAACCTTATGAACTTAAGTATCCATTAACATAA
- a CDS encoding PaREP1 family protein: protein MQELPKPWFNLEAYKKTRLEEAKFEANLAEEFVKEGLLRNAAGKAFQAWKALLGALLTDKREDLIKKYSGKKRLKGRKEVAYADWLIAIVPTSYMEELSLMLGRDINLVNKLALAIHEYQYNGTDKDAILSPFRNDDIAKENILNLIGEIKSILGKIEEKI from the coding sequence GTGCAAGAACTTCCTAAACCGTGGTTCAATCTAGAAGCTTATAAGAAAACCAGACTTGAAGAGGCTAAATTTGAGGCTAATTTAGCTGAAGAATTTGTTAAAGAAGGACTCTTGAGAAATGCTGCAGGTAAGGCTTTTCAAGCGTGGAAAGCGTTATTGGGAGCCTTATTAACTGACAAAAGAGAAGATTTAATCAAAAAATATTCTGGTAAAAAGAGACTAAAAGGAAGAAAAGAAGTAGCATACGCTGATTGGTTAATAGCTATAGTTCCTACTTCTTATATGGAGGAATTATCATTAATGCTAGGTCGCGATATAAATTTGGTAAACAAGTTAGCTTTAGCAATTCATGAATATCAATATAATGGTACCGATAAGGATGCAATACTTAGCCCATTTAGAAATGATGATATAGCGAAAGAAAACATACTTAACCTAATAGGTGAAATTAAGTCAATACTCGGAAAAATAGAGGAGAAGATTTAG
- a CDS encoding radical SAM protein, which produces MIYIVDADSLRSNSIPNDFKLIAINIENFINYSNEMEELLKNNRIFKLYILFDDNNIINFNTYDNLSKLKDTLIKISKIKTLSGFKNEFVFIISQKYDIEVIRRILFLSEFRLYNFAIFVINLKSIKQYDLEMLLTSDIINNNLSEVVLVDDKTFWPGRYFRFMKQISNEEYLFYKNPFYAEFKGRLSDIISLETLKKVYQYYDSVGLIDSFRYWNFKGIVIELTYKCNFSCDHCYVSSSPQRSEILELNKIYKILEEALNLPFIDKKVHIAGGEVTLFWNKLVELIKFSKSLGYIVTLVTNGSWALNESRVRELKELKVDEIELSLTPYHLKFWNSKDNILKILYNLKKYNLNFFIRYLTSKSNNINDLYKLLGNELLGISVISSPVLRLGNALSKLPANEFYGNDKLPIGACFDSLNLSITPNGVYPCCNGSEITKYGRLGSLDESLKNILNRNYFLRLLTLIGPSRLLKELKLDYKYRNKEYTSICELCNEILNNDEVYNKSLELIKGRLR; this is translated from the coding sequence ATGATTTATATAGTTGATGCCGATAGTCTAAGAAGTAATTCTATTCCTAATGATTTCAAATTGATAGCTATAAATATAGAAAATTTCATAAACTATAGTAATGAAATGGAAGAATTACTAAAAAATAATAGAATATTTAAGTTATATATATTGTTTGATGATAATAATATTATTAATTTTAATACTTATGATAATTTATCAAAATTAAAAGATACATTAATTAAAATTTCAAAAATAAAAACTTTAAGTGGATTTAAAAATGAATTTGTTTTTATAATTTCGCAGAAATATGATATTGAAGTCATTAGAAGAATATTGTTCTTATCGGAATTTAGATTATATAATTTCGCTATTTTTGTAATTAATCTGAAATCAATAAAACAATATGATCTAGAAATGCTCCTAACTTCAGATATAATAAACAATAATCTATCCGAAGTTGTACTAGTAGACGACAAGACATTTTGGCCAGGCAGATATTTCAGGTTTATGAAACAAATATCTAACGAGGAATATCTTTTCTATAAGAATCCATTTTATGCTGAATTTAAGGGTAGACTCTCAGATATAATTTCATTAGAAACTCTTAAAAAAGTTTATCAATATTATGATTCAGTAGGACTTATTGATAGTTTTAGATATTGGAACTTTAAGGGAATAGTAATAGAACTTACCTACAAATGTAATTTCTCTTGTGATCATTGCTATGTAAGTTCGTCTCCGCAAAGAAGTGAGATATTAGAACTTAATAAAATTTATAAAATTCTAGAAGAAGCCTTAAACTTACCATTTATAGATAAGAAAGTTCATATAGCTGGAGGAGAAGTAACATTATTTTGGAATAAATTAGTAGAGTTAATTAAGTTTTCAAAGTCTTTGGGATATATTGTAACATTGGTAACCAATGGAAGCTGGGCTCTAAATGAAAGTAGAGTTAGGGAATTAAAAGAATTGAAAGTCGATGAGATCGAGTTAAGCCTTACACCATATCATTTAAAATTCTGGAATAGCAAAGATAATATTTTAAAAATATTATATAACTTAAAGAAATATAATCTAAATTTTTTCATTAGATATCTTACGAGTAAATCAAATAATATAAATGATTTATATAAACTTCTAGGGAATGAGCTTTTAGGAATATCTGTAATTTCTTCTCCAGTATTAAGATTAGGAAACGCCTTATCAAAACTTCCAGCCAATGAGTTTTACGGCAATGATAAACTGCCTATTGGAGCTTGTTTTGACTCCTTAAATTTAAGTATAACTCCTAATGGAGTATATCCTTGTTGTAATGGCTCTGAGATCACCAAATATGGCAGACTAGGTTCTCTAGACGAATCCTTAAAAAACATTCTGAATAGAAACTATTTCTTGAGACTGCTTACATTAATAGGGCCTTCGAGGTTATTAAAAGAATTGAAACTGGATTATAAATATAGAAACAAAGAATATACTAGCATTTGTGAATTATGTAATGAAATATTAAATAATGACGAAGTTTATAATAAATCATTAGAGTTAATTAAAGGAAGATTGAGGTGA
- a CDS encoding ABC transporter ATP-binding protein, which produces MEVNHVFKSFDGNVVNEDMNFRFNRGILVILGPNGAGKTTLLRQIYDDLKPDRGEILIDGFKPSDKRAKRLLGIMPQNAEPIFNLTVYDHIKFFAKIRGIKDVDRTTKEIVKLFDLDPRKRVNGLSGGQKRRVMLASVLALNPKYLILDEPTVGLDLESRHITHDIFRELASEGKGIIFTTHYLEEAEKLAERVILFSRKVLFDGSKEELMRKVFSEDIYVVKVGDKELFIKKEEISKYICFNDIEIRRPTLEELYHEFLRKSN; this is translated from the coding sequence ATTGAAGTTAACCACGTTTTTAAGTCCTTTGATGGTAACGTAGTTAACGAAGATATGAATTTCAGATTTAATCGAGGAATCTTAGTTATTCTAGGGCCTAACGGTGCAGGTAAAACTACATTATTAAGGCAAATTTATGATGACCTGAAGCCAGATAGAGGAGAAATCCTTATAGATGGCTTTAAACCTAGCGATAAAAGGGCTAAGAGGCTTTTAGGGATAATGCCTCAAAACGCGGAGCCGATTTTTAACCTCACGGTATATGACCACATTAAGTTCTTTGCAAAAATAAGAGGAATTAAAGATGTTGATAGAACGACTAAGGAGATAGTCAAACTTTTCGATCTCGATCCTAGGAAGAGGGTTAACGGTTTATCTGGAGGACAGAAGAGGAGAGTAATGTTAGCATCCGTTCTAGCCCTAAACCCAAAATACTTGATCCTGGACGAGCCCACTGTAGGGCTAGATCTAGAATCAAGACACATAACTCACGATATATTTAGGGAGTTGGCTAGTGAAGGGAAAGGCATAATCTTCACCACGCATTATCTGGAGGAGGCTGAAAAACTGGCGGAGAGAGTGATTCTTTTCAGCAGAAAGGTTCTCTTTGACGGTTCAAAGGAAGAGCTTATGAGGAAAGTATTTAGTGAAGATATTTACGTAGTTAAAGTAGGGGATAAAGAGCTCTTCATAAAGAAGGAGGAGATAAGCAAGTATATTTGCTTTAATGATATAGAGATAAGGAGGCCTACGTTAGAGGAGTTATATCATGAGTTTCTCAGAAAGAGCAACTGA
- a CDS encoding plastocyanin/azurin family copper-binding protein, which yields MKKAYIIVILIIVGFLVAYYFAGSLIYNRNVVNGYAQISINNADNEIHDIPSYARISNNTIVFTSSNINLVVYTMGHIRAENLTGKFPPSYAHHDVFVIFGLINPTLVIPAGASIHVTVINLDDNMLHNFVVTNVPPPYPYNVMMSNMGPGMMGSGTSGRFITMMPLLHYANYSAGYAYEYGYSFTLNQEGTYWYICTYPGHAQMGMYGKIIVEG from the coding sequence ATGAAAAAAGCGTATATTATTGTTATTTTAATTATTGTAGGTTTTCTTGTAGCATATTATTTTGCAGGATCCTTGATCTATAATAGGAACGTGGTTAATGGTTACGCTCAAATTAGCATAAATAATGCAGATAATGAGATTCATGATATTCCGTCTTATGCTCGTATTTCTAATAACACCATAGTTTTTACTTCTAGCAATATTAATTTGGTAGTATATACTATGGGACATATAAGAGCAGAGAATCTTACTGGAAAATTTCCTCCTTCGTATGCTCATCATGATGTTTTCGTAATTTTCGGTTTAATTAATCCTACTTTAGTAATACCTGCAGGAGCTTCAATTCACGTAACTGTTATAAACTTGGACGATAATATGCTTCATAATTTTGTAGTAACTAACGTTCCTCCTCCGTACCCTTATAATGTCATGATGTCAAATATGGGACCTGGAATGATGGGGTCCGGCACGTCTGGAAGATTCATTACTATGATGCCGTTGTTACATTATGCAAATTATTCAGCTGGTTATGCTTATGAATACGGATATTCTTTTACTCTAAATCAAGAAGGAACATATTGGTACATATGCACTTACCCAGGTCATGCACAGATGGGAATGTATGGTAAAATAATAGTAGAGGGATAA
- a CDS encoding P-loop NTPase, which produces MEPLRQLAKEKLDGKKVIAVMSAKGGVGKSIISSLLALSFSNVENTILIDMDIHTMATTKLFGFEGKLHDVGKDGIEPFKANSLGIVSLGGIVKDNYVLLPGGNNEEVMESLIAYTNMKNTKRIIFDLPPGLGDEVLVLERLTKYYPIVVTTPSKVSVKVVEYLVKYLSERNNKPLLAVNMSYFDCGKIVHPFGEIENVKSLSEKYNIKFVEMPIDPNIENYIGNIQNYRGILMEKIKELTSLYES; this is translated from the coding sequence GTGGAACCACTGAGGCAGTTAGCTAAAGAAAAATTAGATGGGAAAAAAGTAATTGCTGTAATGAGCGCTAAAGGTGGTGTAGGAAAAAGTATAATATCGTCACTTTTGGCTTTATCGTTTTCTAATGTGGAAAATACTATCCTTATAGACATGGATATTCATACAATGGCTACCACCAAATTGTTTGGATTTGAAGGAAAACTGCACGATGTAGGGAAAGACGGAATAGAACCATTTAAAGCAAATTCTTTAGGTATAGTTAGCTTGGGTGGAATAGTTAAGGATAATTACGTTCTTTTACCTGGAGGAAATAACGAAGAAGTAATGGAATCTCTGATTGCCTATACAAACATGAAAAACACTAAGAGAATAATTTTCGATTTACCGCCTGGCTTAGGAGACGAAGTATTAGTATTAGAAAGGTTAACTAAATATTATCCAATAGTAGTAACTACACCTTCAAAAGTTTCTGTAAAGGTAGTAGAATATTTAGTTAAATATCTTAGTGAAAGAAATAATAAACCATTACTTGCTGTAAACATGTCTTATTTTGACTGCGGAAAAATAGTCCATCCTTTTGGTGAAATAGAGAATGTAAAGTCTTTATCTGAGAAATATAATATAAAATTCGTAGAAATGCCAATAGATCCCAATATTGAAAATTATATAGGAAATATACAAAACTATAGAGGAATATTAATGGAAAAAATAAAAGAATTAACTTCTCTATATGAATCCTGA
- a CDS encoding hydrogenase/urease maturation nickel metallochaperone HypA, which yields MHEWSVADAIIRTVINWASENHVKEIVKVKVGIPSYSFLDLEILKEAFDTMKKDSVLDNAELDVEFKEPTFKCRNCGFTFTSSDVKDQLDSVRSEFGEEYPLHLMPALAPSFLKCPKCGSHDIITQTQDITIDGIEVKESGTTEAVS from the coding sequence ATGCATGAATGGTCCGTAGCAGACGCAATTATTAGGACTGTCATAAATTGGGCTAGTGAGAACCACGTAAAGGAAATTGTTAAAGTGAAGGTTGGAATTCCTTCTTATTCTTTTTTAGATTTAGAGATATTAAAGGAAGCTTTTGATACAATGAAGAAGGATTCAGTTTTAGATAATGCAGAATTAGACGTAGAGTTTAAGGAACCTACTTTTAAGTGCAGAAACTGTGGATTTACTTTCACTTCCTCTGACGTTAAAGACCAGCTTGATTCTGTAAGATCGGAATTTGGAGAGGAATATCCATTACATCTCATGCCTGCATTAGCCCCATCATTTCTTAAGTGTCCAAAATGCGGTTCTCATGATATAATTACACAAACTCAAGATATCACAATAGATGGAATAGAGGTGAAAGAAAGTGGAACCACTGAGGCAGTTAGCTAA